A genomic window from Streptomyces sp. WMMC940 includes:
- the selD gene encoding selenide, water dikinase SelD, with amino-acid sequence MTRETPVRLTQFAHGGGCACKLPPGELEDVLRGLDGSTTTAGDSTLLVGPATGDDAAVVTLPDAGGAPDRVVVSTADFFTPVVDDPYDWGRIAAANALSDVYAMGGRPLLAVNLLAWPRDVLPLDLAREVLRGGLDVADEAGCHVGGGHSVDDPEPKYGMAVTGLADPARLLRNDAGRPGMPLSLTKPLGLGVLNNRHKATGERFGQAVATMVALNRDASAAALRAGATCATDVTGFGFLGHLHKLARASGVTAVVDTAAVPYLDGAREAVRDGYVSGGTRRNLDWVAPFTDFGHADEDTRLLLADAQTSGGLLVAGEVPGAPVVGELVPLRERSVVLT; translated from the coding sequence ATGACACGTGAAACACCCGTGCGCCTGACGCAGTTCGCCCACGGCGGCGGCTGTGCGTGCAAGCTCCCGCCCGGCGAGCTGGAGGACGTCCTGCGCGGGCTGGACGGGTCGACGACGACCGCGGGTGACAGCACCCTCCTGGTCGGGCCGGCCACCGGTGACGACGCGGCCGTCGTCACCCTGCCAGACGCGGGCGGCGCGCCGGACCGGGTGGTGGTCTCCACGGCGGACTTCTTCACCCCGGTCGTGGACGACCCGTACGACTGGGGGCGCATCGCCGCGGCCAACGCGCTCTCCGACGTGTACGCGATGGGCGGCCGTCCGCTTCTCGCCGTCAATCTCCTGGCCTGGCCGCGCGATGTGCTGCCGTTGGACCTGGCCCGCGAGGTGCTGCGCGGCGGGCTCGACGTCGCCGACGAGGCGGGCTGCCATGTGGGGGGCGGGCACAGCGTGGACGACCCGGAGCCCAAGTACGGCATGGCCGTCACCGGTCTGGCCGATCCGGCGCGCCTGCTGCGCAACGACGCGGGCCGGCCGGGCATGCCGCTGTCGCTGACCAAGCCCCTGGGCCTGGGCGTGCTGAACAACCGTCACAAGGCCACCGGCGAACGGTTCGGACAGGCGGTGGCCACGATGGTGGCGCTCAACCGCGACGCGTCGGCCGCGGCTCTGCGCGCGGGCGCGACCTGTGCCACCGATGTCACCGGCTTCGGCTTCCTCGGCCACCTGCACAAGCTGGCCCGCGCCTCGGGTGTGACCGCGGTGGTCGACACCGCCGCCGTGCCGTACCTCGACGGGGCACGGGAAGCCGTCCGGGACGGTTACGTCAGCGGAGGGACCCGGCGGAACCTGGACTGGGTCGCGCCCTTCACGGACTTCGGGCACGCGGACGAGGACACCCGGCTGCTCCTGGCCGACGCGCAGACCTCGGGCGGGCTGCTCGTGGCCGGGGAGGTCCCCGGAGCACCGGTGGTCGGGGAACTCGTGCCGCTGCGGGAGCGCTCCGTGGTCCTCACCTGA
- the selA gene encoding L-seryl-tRNA(Sec) selenium transferase, protein MPRTDALMRDTRLSEAARRLGTAVVKAAVRQAQEQARTGAVAPQDVADTAVGLLPRTAGGLRPVINATGVVLHTNLGRASLSAAARQAVQEAAGPTDVELDLRTGARARRGRTALSALRERVPSAAAVHVVNNGAAALVLVATALAAGKEIVISRGEMVEIGDGFRLPDLLVSTGARLREVGTTNRTTVADYAAAVGPETAFVLKVHPSNFRITGFTRSADAGDLTPLGVPVVVDIGSGLLGPHPVLPDEPDAETQLRAGASLVTASGDKLLGGPQCGLLLGDEALVRTVSQHPLARALRVDKLTLAALEATLAGPETPTAAALAATAVGLADRAERLASALHADGVDIAVVESAATVGGGGAPGVTLPSAALSLPERYAPALRAGPVPVLGRLESGRCLLDLRAVPPEDDEQLAAAVRSVTDPAAER, encoded by the coding sequence ATCCCCCGTACCGACGCGTTGATGCGAGACACACGCCTGTCGGAGGCGGCTCGCCGGCTGGGCACCGCGGTGGTCAAGGCGGCCGTCCGGCAGGCCCAGGAGCAGGCGCGCACCGGCGCCGTCGCGCCGCAGGACGTGGCGGACACGGCGGTAGGCCTGCTGCCGCGCACGGCAGGAGGGCTGCGGCCGGTCATCAACGCCACCGGCGTGGTGCTGCACACCAACCTCGGCCGGGCGTCGCTGTCCGCGGCGGCCCGCCAAGCGGTGCAGGAGGCCGCCGGTCCCACGGACGTCGAACTGGACCTGCGCACGGGTGCCCGTGCCCGCCGCGGCCGGACGGCCCTCTCCGCACTGCGCGAGCGGGTGCCGTCGGCCGCGGCCGTGCATGTCGTGAACAACGGCGCCGCCGCCCTCGTCCTGGTGGCGACCGCGCTCGCCGCCGGGAAGGAGATCGTGATCAGTCGGGGGGAGATGGTGGAGATCGGGGACGGTTTCCGCCTCCCGGACCTGCTGGTGTCCACCGGAGCCCGGCTGCGCGAGGTGGGCACCACGAACCGCACCACCGTCGCGGACTACGCCGCCGCGGTCGGTCCTGAGACGGCCTTCGTGCTGAAGGTGCACCCCTCCAACTTCCGCATCACCGGATTCACCCGGTCCGCCGACGCCGGGGACCTGACGCCCCTCGGCGTTCCGGTGGTCGTCGACATCGGCTCCGGCCTGCTCGGCCCGCACCCCGTGCTGCCGGACGAACCCGATGCCGAGACCCAGCTCCGGGCCGGTGCCTCCCTCGTCACCGCGAGCGGCGACAAACTCCTCGGCGGACCGCAGTGCGGCCTGCTCCTCGGAGACGAGGCACTGGTGCGGACGGTGTCCCAGCACCCGCTCGCCCGTGCGTTGCGCGTGGACAAGCTCACCCTGGCCGCCTTGGAGGCCACGCTGGCCGGACCCGAGACGCCGACCGCGGCGGCGCTGGCCGCCACTGCGGTGGGCCTCGCGGACCGTGCCGAGCGGCTCGCCTCTGCCCTGCACGCCGACGGCGTCGACATCGCGGTCGTCGAGAGCGCCGCGACGGTGGGTGGTGGCGGTGCCCCCGGTGTGACGCTGCCCAGCGCCGCACTGTCGCTTCCCGAGCGGTACGCGCCCGCTCTGCGGGCCGGCCCGGTCCCCGTGCTGGGACGGCTGGAGTCGGGCCGGTGCCTGCTCGACCTGCGGGCGGTGCCGCCGGAGGACGACGAGCAGCTGGCCGCAGCCGTGCGGTCGGTCACGGACCCGGCCGCGGAAAGGTGA
- a CDS encoding ATP-binding protein, giving the protein MGQAAGNQNWPVDHGHVSVSETFEGGEGIGAARDLARSFLTRLQVAHGVRVSGHTIGAVELVVSELVTNARKFAPGPCLLSLEYKHHAVHVSVWDGNPCLPVIRGPDPARVGHHGLEIVMAVSESLQFHEDPVGKRITSTITLSDDRRDDGGDGRA; this is encoded by the coding sequence ATGGGCCAGGCAGCCGGAAACCAGAACTGGCCGGTGGACCACGGTCACGTATCCGTGTCCGAGACCTTTGAGGGCGGAGAGGGGATCGGAGCTGCGCGAGACCTGGCCCGCTCATTTCTCACTCGCCTGCAGGTCGCCCATGGAGTCCGAGTGTCGGGGCACACGATCGGCGCGGTGGAGCTGGTCGTCAGCGAACTGGTGACCAACGCCCGCAAATTCGCTCCCGGCCCCTGTCTGCTGTCCTTGGAGTACAAGCACCACGCCGTCCACGTCAGTGTGTGGGACGGCAACCCTTGCCTTCCCGTGATTCGGGGCCCTGATCCCGCCCGGGTCGGTCATCACGGGCTGGAGATCGTCATGGCTGTGAGCGAGAGCCTCCAGTTCCACGAGGACCCGGTGGGAAAACGGATCACCTCCACGATCACGCTGTCCGACGATCGACGAGACGACGGGGGCGATGGTCGAGCGTAG
- a CDS encoding PP2C family protein-serine/threonine phosphatase, whose translation MAREQNGLAGVLAAAEEAAPVESLDVVARNLRERFGARYVSFLFLDIVGQQMVRVSEEADTRRGRHADLIPLVGSVYDQVLRTQHLVQTPDRGEGHGLIAPVTNRGDTIGVLELTLSHVSEEVLEQVEEAAHALAYIILADRRFTDLYHWGQRTTTLTLAAEIQRQLLPSAPCCEAAQFALAGAVVPADSIAGDTYDYTLDADTLHLSVTDAMGHDIEAALLATLLVNASRGARRAGCDLPEQAHRVHRVLCDHGRGSLATGQLLRIALDGSSAQLINAGHPWPLLLRDGTVEAVPLEAHLPFGIPSPAPYRAQHLDLQPGDRLVLYTDGMQEHQAQSVDLAALIQDTASGHPREVVRTLTAAVTAACTGHLQDDATVLCLDWHGPDSSGRHAHAGADRPRCP comes from the coding sequence GTGGCGCGTGAGCAGAACGGTCTGGCCGGGGTTCTCGCCGCGGCGGAGGAAGCGGCTCCGGTGGAGTCCCTCGACGTGGTCGCCCGCAACCTGCGTGAGCGCTTCGGTGCACGGTACGTGTCGTTCCTGTTCCTCGACATCGTCGGCCAGCAAATGGTGCGAGTCAGCGAGGAAGCCGACACCCGGAGAGGCCGACACGCCGACCTGATCCCCCTGGTCGGCAGCGTCTACGACCAGGTCCTGCGCACCCAGCACTTGGTGCAGACACCGGACCGCGGCGAGGGCCATGGGCTGATCGCGCCGGTCACCAACCGGGGCGACACCATCGGCGTCCTGGAACTGACCCTTTCCCACGTCAGCGAGGAAGTGCTGGAACAGGTGGAGGAGGCCGCACACGCGCTGGCATACATCATCCTCGCCGACCGCCGCTTCACCGACCTCTACCACTGGGGCCAGCGCACCACAACCCTCACGCTGGCAGCCGAGATCCAGCGACAACTCCTTCCCTCGGCCCCCTGCTGCGAGGCAGCCCAGTTCGCCCTCGCCGGAGCTGTCGTGCCCGCCGACTCCATCGCCGGCGACACCTACGACTACACCCTCGACGCCGACACTCTGCACCTGTCCGTCACCGACGCCATGGGTCACGACATCGAAGCGGCCCTGCTGGCCACCCTCCTCGTCAACGCCTCACGCGGCGCCCGCCGGGCGGGATGCGACCTCCCCGAACAAGCCCACCGAGTTCACCGGGTCCTCTGCGACCACGGCCGAGGCTCCCTGGCCACCGGCCAGCTGCTGCGCATCGCCCTCGACGGCAGCAGCGCCCAACTCATCAACGCCGGACATCCGTGGCCACTGCTCCTGCGCGACGGCACGGTGGAGGCAGTCCCCTTGGAGGCCCACCTCCCCTTCGGCATTCCCTCACCCGCCCCGTACCGGGCCCAGCATCTCGATCTCCAGCCCGGGGACCGGCTCGTGCTCTACACCGACGGCATGCAGGAACACCAAGCCCAGAGTGTTGACCTCGCGGCTCTCATCCAAGACACCGCATCCGGGCATCCCCGGGAGGTCGTACGGACGCTCACCGCAGCGGTGACCGCCGCCTGCACCGGACATCTCCAGGACGACGCCACCGTCCTGTGCCTCGACTGGCACGGACCGGACTCCAGCGGCCGTCACGCACACGCCGGAGCCGACCGACCCAGGTGCCCCTGA
- a CDS encoding CBS domain-containing protein, giving the protein MTTAREIMTPDATCIGANESVLDAARKMTDLGVGALPICGTDERLKGMLTDRDIVVKVLGAGKDPAQVKAGDLAQGEAVTIGADDGAEEILRTMSEHKVRRLPVIDGHTLVGIVAQADVARALPDPKVGDLLEAISA; this is encoded by the coding sequence ATGACCACCGCGCGCGAGATCATGACACCCGATGCCACATGCATCGGTGCGAACGAATCGGTGCTGGACGCGGCGAGGAAGATGACCGACCTCGGCGTGGGTGCCCTGCCGATCTGCGGCACGGACGAACGGCTGAAGGGGATGCTCACCGACCGAGACATCGTCGTCAAGGTCCTGGGAGCCGGCAAGGACCCCGCTCAGGTGAAGGCCGGGGACCTCGCGCAGGGGGAAGCGGTGACCATCGGGGCCGATGACGGCGCGGAAGAGATCCTGCGGACCATGAGCGAGCACAAGGTCCGCCGCCTTCCGGTGATCGACGGCCACACTCTCGTCGGCATCGTGGCCCAGGCCGACGTCGCCCGCGCGTTGCCCGACCCCAAGGTCGGCGACCTCCTCGAGGCCATATCCGCATGA
- a CDS encoding VOC family protein encodes MTQDLRAAEKFYGAVLGWEFQPTRLGDEFSVAFAEGAPVAGIGALSRALQVPVEWTPYFAVDDADATADRIRERSATVAVGPLRFGTGRAALAADRDGAVFGIWQGKAIPDWRLGRDSAPAWLELRTRDAFDAAIFYAEILDWACEQEDCCQVAYEDDHVVLRRHVHTVARITGGRVDAAPDPRIRPCWHVYFYVPDIEKAVRTAVRLGGSVVSSTSASAAVPWATLRDPDGGVFSVSIRRPEAPRPPLRAGAAPLPAP; translated from the coding sequence ATGACCCAGGACCTGCGGGCGGCGGAGAAGTTCTACGGGGCGGTGCTCGGCTGGGAGTTCCAGCCCACCCGGCTCGGCGACGAGTTCTCCGTGGCCTTCGCAGAGGGTGCCCCGGTCGCCGGCATCGGGGCACTTTCACGCGCCCTCCAGGTGCCCGTCGAGTGGACGCCCTACTTCGCCGTCGACGACGCGGACGCGACTGCCGATCGCATCCGCGAGCGCAGCGCCACCGTCGCGGTGGGCCCGCTCAGGTTCGGCACCGGACGCGCCGCCCTCGCGGCCGACCGGGACGGGGCAGTCTTCGGGATCTGGCAGGGCAAGGCGATACCCGACTGGCGCCTGGGCCGGGACTCCGCGCCCGCCTGGCTCGAACTGCGCACGCGGGACGCCTTCGACGCGGCCATCTTCTACGCGGAGATCCTCGACTGGGCGTGCGAGCAGGAGGATTGCTGCCAGGTCGCGTACGAGGACGACCACGTCGTGCTGCGCCGGCACGTCCACACCGTCGCACGCATCACCGGTGGACGTGTCGATGCGGCCCCCGACCCCCGTATCCGCCCGTGCTGGCACGTGTACTTCTACGTGCCGGACATCGAGAAAGCAGTCCGCACCGCCGTCCGGCTGGGCGGCAGTGTCGTGTCTTCGACGTCGGCCTCCGCCGCCGTCCCCTGGGCCACCCTCCGGGATCCCGACGGCGGAGTCTTCAGCGTCAGCATCCGCCGGCCAGAGGCGCCCCGCCCACCCCTGCGGGCAGGGGCCGCTCCCCTGCCGGCTCCCTAG